The genomic DNA GTTCCTCTCAGCACTGAATTATCACTTTTCTTTCACATGGCTGATATGTAATTACTCATATTTTGCAGAATTGTAATCCTTTTTATATCTCTGATTCCATACAGATGGCAAGCGCTTTTGTGACAGTTCATTTGTCTGTAATTTTGGTATCTTCAAAACCCATTATCATTTCACCCAGCATGTTGAGGCTTGTTAGTTTTAGAGGTAGGAGAAGATTTTTTCCTAAACATCTTAAAACCTTTCTCTACCTTAATTTTGTAAGCTATAGAGAAAGGTAAACAAACCTGATGGCAATGCTCTAAATGCCAACTTGATGAAGAATAAACTCAAGTCAACTAGGCTACATTGCAGTGTTGTTATGCGAGTGTAGTTGAGGCTGGGAACTGGGATCTCTTGAGAGGAGATGGACGGACATATGCATAACTGGAGCTTCAGGGTAGCACTCGGCACTGGCTCTCTTTCAAAGAGTGTCGTGCAAGGTTTGCTGAGTGAAGGTCATCTGGAAGGTTTTACACATTCTGTGTCTTGAAGATTCTGGAATCTGGGAGCCTTTGGCTTCCCACTTTTCTGGTCTCTgcctagtttcttttttttcagaaccCTTTCCTGACTCCCTGACCTGAAGTTGCAGTCAACTTACTACTGTGCCAccaggttggttggttggcttgtttattttctttctggctCTTAGTACATACAGCCTGAGACTTTATTATTGGTATTTTGCTTCCTTACTGTCTGTCCCCTCTTCTCATTATCCACCAGCAAGCATCCCTGTTCCTAATGCAGTAACCAGAATATAGGGTACTTAGTAAGTATTGTTCTTTAAACAAATACATGCTATTCCTGTTTTGCAGATGACTGAAACCTGGACTTAGACTAAAGATAAACAGTAATTGAGTTGTTTGCTGCATTCCTGTTCTGTCCCAGGCACTGCACTGTGTACTGCATGCAGAAAAACAGCAAGTGGCTGCTGTTTTTGCACTGCACAATGTCTCCACAAAGTGCTTATACaataaaacttgaaaacaaaTTGATTTACCAGAGGAAATTCATGAGATTTTATTCAGGAAGTATTTATTACGcactgtgtatgtctgtgtgtgttcatatatgtgtgtgttgatgCACACGTATGCACGTGCATGTCGAGGTCAGACAATAACCTTGAGTGTCATCCTCAGAATGCTGTCTCCCTactctgagacagtgtctcattggtctggaactcaccagttaggctagactgactggccattGAGCCTTAGGGatggatcctcttgtctctgcctaaCACTGGTTACAAGCACATACCACCAACCTGGGTGCTGGTGGTTGGACTCGGGGCTTTGTGCTTTTTgttgtggttggttggttgtttttgtttttgtttttgtttttgtttttgagatagggtttctctgtgtaacagtcctgactgtcctgaaactccctctgtagagcaggctagcctcaaactcacagaggtccacctgcctttgcctcctgagtgctgggattgaaggcttgcACCACAGCTGAAGGGTTTCATGCTTATAAAGCAAGCACATTAACAGACTGAGCCATCCCCTAAACCATCTGCCCTAAAGTCAGTAGTGTAAAATAGAAAGGGGGGGTTGTTGAGATGGCTTGTGGgctaaaaacacttgctgcacaGGCCTGAAGTAGATCTGCTTATTCCACAATGGAAGGAGGACTAAGTCCAAAAATTTGTTCCCTGACTCTACACATGTCCAGTGGCAAACTCCCAAAACTCAtacacaatgatgatgatgatgatgataatagtaataataataagaagaaagagaggcGTGTGAGGTACAAAAGCAAATGTTGTAGATTAGTAGAAGTTGCCTGTATCTAGAAAGAGCACACTTTATTTTCGATGATGTCTTCAGATCCGTATAATTTCAAAACTCCTTGTTCTGAACcttaaacaaaactaaagaaactGAAGTATAAATTATGCATGTCTTAGTAAAAAATAAGTTTGGTATATTGAGCCAGACACTATTTAGGTTCTTAAGATACAGTGGTGACCCAGACAAAATACAGTCCATGCTTTTGTAGACCGTTATTGTGGGTAAGACACGTGGGAGGTAAGACATGCCATTAacactcatattttaaaaaatataaggtACAGAAGACTcaaataaaaatccttttaaGATAAGCTACTTGCTTTGAACAAGTTTTAAGTATACTCGTTCCTGGGAGAGAGAGTCACTAATTATAAATAGTACACAAAACAATTTGAAGAAATATACTCTttataatgaattttttaaaaataatgtatttatttttattttatgggcattggtgttttgtctgcatgtatgtctgtgtaaggaggattctggagcccctggaactggagttacagacagttgtgaactatctcagccaggcatggaggcacatgcctttaatgcacttgggaggcagaggcacttgaattagaggccagtgtgttctacagagtgaggtctagaacagccaggagagaaacacagaaatcctgtctcaaaggttttaaaaaagaaggaaaaaaataaaaagagcacaAAAAGTCTTATTTAATATGCTTAAAGCAGTTAAATTGAGCTTTATATGCTGTGTTATTTTCACTTTATAAAACTTTGACTTCAAAAAATAGATTGTATTCAGTATATTTTATGTTACTGCTTTTTTATAGGTGATAACAATACCTCTCATagcagatttttattattttagagcaCTGGATTACCAAGGAATTAATTGTTCATAAAGACAGTTTTAAGGACTGGAGATGTCATTCAACTGGTAGAGTGCTGCATAGATCAGACTTGGTCATGTAGACCTGTGATCCTGTCAGCAGACGGTAGAGCCATTTAATCCCTGCCAAGGTCCCAATATGAAACAATAAcgatattaaaaagtaaataatacatatttaagaACCTAGGGACTGGGGAGGTAGCTTGGTGGGTAAGAGTGCTTcctctgcaagcatgagaacttgtCCCAGATGAGTCCCAGGACCCATCTGAAAAGCCTTAGTATTAGGGGCCAGAGACGGGCAGCCTAGAAAAAGGTGAGTTTCTGGCTAAACAAGAAACTCCATCTCAAGGCAGTAAGTCAGAGTGCAATAGAAGAAGATAGATACCCATTCTCTTACTCTGGATCTGTGGATACCACAGAAAGagcaagtgctggaattgtagaAGGATGCTTCCATGTCTGCCTAGTGATTTTAAAGCACTACATTGAGTAATACTTGATATTTTCTACATTCAGCAATTATTCGCTTATATAAATAAGTTATTTCATTACCATCTCTGGCATTGTATTGAATCAAAACTGCTTTCTTATCATATCAGTAGGCCAGCACTGGACCACtaagctccatccccagcactttCATTTTCCAAGCGTTACCAAGCCCATGCTTGTTAGTGGttaaatagaaaaacatttaaatttagatCTGTGGAATTTGATTCATGGTGACTTAGAATGGGCATTCTATTTAGGCTGATGAACTAATCCTGCTTGCACTGCATTTTATCTACAAGTAATAAgattataatattaaaatgatgCAGTCGTCAAAGCACTCAGCGTGTTAAGTGAGTTGGCTCAGTTATACTCTGAAGCCCATCACTTACTATTGAAGTTTGTTAGCATATTTTGGCACATAATCTTTTAGCTAGGCTTCAGTGCCTAGCAGGGTGTGGGGCAGGTCAGCAAGGATGCCCAGAGGTGACTGGGAGCCCTGTCAGACCTTTGAGAGAGCCATTTCATTTGGGTTGTTTGTATTTCTAAAGATTGACTAGACACCCTAAAAGGTATTTAATACGAATCTTAAAATGAGAATATTCACTATGTAAAGATTCCAATTCATTAAAATAGctcttttaaaggatttttttttttttttttttttttttttttttacttaaaaatcaagttgaagccaggtggtggtggcacatgcctttaatcccagcacttgggaggcagaggcaggaggatctctggtctacaagagctagtcctaggaccagccttcaaagctacacagagaaaccctgtctcagaaaaccaaaaaccaaaccaaaacaaaacaaaaaaaagttgaaaCATTTGAGGCTATGTTCAGCCTGCAATTATCAATCAGTAGTAAAATTTGTGTGGAATTTCCATTGTATGGGTTTAGATATGGAATTAAGGAGAACAGGGAgcgtgttttcttcttttttttatttggattagaaacaagattgttttacatgctaatcccagttccctctgtctctcctcctcccctgccaccctcccccccaactaaaaccctgctcctcagggagagtgaggccttccacagggggtcttcagagtctgtcatgtcctttgggatagggcctaggcccaccctcgagtgtcttggctcagggagtatccctctatgtgggatgggctcccaaagtccacacctatgctagggataagtactgatctactacaagaggccccatagatttcctaggtctcctcactgacacccacgttcctgggttctggatcagtcccatgctagattcccagctatcagtctggggaccaagagctcccgttgttcaggtcagctgtttctgtgggtttctccagcctggtctgtacccctttgtGAGCATGTTTTCTAAAGTTAATAAGACATTTTTCATAATTACATTGCTTATAAGTCCAGATAAAAGTAAATACAAGCACAAATATACTTAACAGGTATAATGAGATAGGATATTTAAAACAGTACCTGTTCCAAAAATTTCAGTTTCACAATTTGAGTTAGCCTGCAAGTAAGATAATCCTAGTAGGGCTGGGTCTGTTGTGTTTATGCCGTGTACAGATATGGTAGACAGGTTATGGGAAGCAGCACACACTCGTGAACTTGAAGTCTTTGTGTTCCTTACAAGAGCTCTGCAGATGCTGACAACTGTGCACATGTTTAGTTTCAGAATGGCTCCGCCTACTGCCCTTCCTTGGTGTACTTGCACTTCTTGGCTACCTTGCAGTTCGTCCATTCTTCCCGAAGAAGAAACAACAGAAGGATAGCTTGATTaatctgaaaatacaaaaagaaaatcccaaagtGGTGAACGAGATAAACATTGAAGATCTGTGTCTTACTAAAGCAGCTTATTGTAGGTGTTGGCGCTCCAAGACGGTAAGATACTCATTTACACATGTGATAAAATTGTTTGGAGTTAGGATTGTTTCAGTCCCCAGTTCAGGGATTTTTCCATACTGTTGATGTTGAGAGCTGATACTCCCAAGTTGAAGTTTGCCTTTTTTGCTTGATAGTGCCTGAATTAGAGGAGGGCAGAGCGCAGTGAACTCTGAGGCTCTCACACTGCTCAGCATTTGTGCAGAGCAATAGATTTTTAAAtcgttctgtttgtttgttgttatttaagATTTAATGGAGAGGAGCTTAAACTTTGTCAAAACAAGTAATTACTAAAATTAGATGCCAGTCTGTCTCTTCTGCAGGTTAAGCAAATTGCCAGCTTTGTTTGGTTTGGaccagtttctctgtgtctctttctctctttgaacaggatctcactgtatagcacTAAATGGCCTAGAATTGGTGGTATTTGCcaactagcctggaactcacacaaacactggctgcttttgcctcttgagtgctgggattaaaggcaaatatGCATAACCTGAGTTAATTGACTTTTAATCTCTTGTTtgtaggtttgttgttgttgttgcagcagatatttttgaagatttaatgACATGGTACATGTAAAATATCTTACATAGTGGAAGCTAGTAAATGCTAACCGTAATAACATAGGTTTTAATGAGGAAAATGAATTCTagttgaaaaaaatctgttttctcgtATTTGGTGAAggttatttgaaattttaagtacaatgcttttgtttcattctttttaacaGCAAAGTTTTGGAAACACTGTAATAGGCAATAGTCAAAGTGCAAGAAGTCAGAACTGATATTGGGATATTGGGAAatcaatacaatttttttttaaaagatttatttaagctgggtgttggtggcatatgcctttaatccccgcacttgggaggcagaggcaggtggatttctgtgagttcaaggccagcctggtctatagagcgaattccagtacaggctccaaagcaatacagagaaaccctgtctcaaaaaaaaagaaagagaaaatttgtttatttattatgtgtacagtgttctgcctgtatgcttccctgcaggccagaagagggtatcagatctcattacagatggttgtgagccaccctgtggttgctggttGCTCAGGACCTTTGGAGGTGTAGTCaatgcccttaacctctgagccatgacGCCAGCCCATAGATCATATTCTAAAGAAATGTTTCGTGGGAAGATGGCTCTGTTGGTTAATTTTGACATCcaggcataaggacctgagttctggcCCTGCTTTAATAGAAGAAAAGCATATTACAATAGGATTGtaagtttgcttttaaaatacgAGTGTCACAATAAATTCAGAGGAAAGCCTATAATAAAATGTTGATTATAACTATATTTGGATGGATTGAGCATTTaataacacatctttaatattttttcacaAACTTTACAGTATGAGTTTTATGAGAAAACATtggaaattttactttatttttttattaaataagaaattagctaatcgaggccagcctggtctccagagcgagtgccaggataggctccaaagctacacagagaaaccctgtctcaaaaaaaaaaaacaaaaaaaaaagaaagaaagaaattagctaAAATGTAGAGCTTCATAGAGAATAAGAGCTTATTTTTatccctttttaaacttttatactTACTGAGATAGATTTAGccaaagagtttttgttttgttttgtttgtttgattgattgttttacaagacaagatttctctctgtaacactggcagtcctggaactcgatactcgtagaccaggctggccttgatctcagagagccacctgcctctgcctcctgagtgctgggaaagtCTTCTTTTTACCTAACATTGCCTGGCCGCATGGGGCGTGGAGTGGTGGATGGTGGGCATGTGCTCTGTCAGGAAGCACAATGACAAGCTCTCACTGAGAAGCTCTTTTCAGTAAGTGGCATACTGGCTTGGTGAGCATTTCACAAATGTCTCTACTTTGTGAATCCCGTTGTAAAATAACATTTGCAATTCTTTTCCCTTTTAGTTTCCTGCCTGTGATGGGTCCCATAATAAGCATAATGAATTGACAGGCGATAATGTTGGTCCACTCAtactgaagaagaaagaagtatAACAGTTGCCATTTAAGATTGAAACTCTTGTaatgttcctttgtttgttgTGCATAGAAAAGTCTTGGGAGGTTTTAACTATCAGTACTTGTTGAATAATTATTTCTGCCAGCTATTTTCTTGCTACACTACTGCATATATTTGATACTTTATATTTTCAGTCCTTTATATAGAAATCAAGTGGTCAGGTCTCATCCTGCAATCAAGAGTTAATGTTATCTTTCAACATTAAAGTCAGTACTTTGGATTTTAATTAATTGGCAATTTAAAGTTTGACCATAGGCCAAAAGTTATTTCTTTGCATATCAGTGTTTCAACAgagtgtatatatttttaaaaattctccccTGTTCtgtcaaatgtatttttatactgttttgttttgttcatttgaaatAGTTTGCCATCCTCTGGCCTTTGTGGAACTCTCCTGTTTTTagataaattatgaaaaatattgcCATCAAGAATTTCTTTGAGGCAATAAAACCCCTTGTTTTATAGAGATTTTTGTCTCATTACTATGATTATCCCAATTTCTTGAGTAAATTGTTCCAGTGAGAAACAATTAtttacatcaaaaaaaaaaaaatccaccttaCAAACAGCttgctgtgtgttttgtgtgcttgtttgtgtgcTGTTTAACTTGGTGACTGCTACTTACAGCTACAGTTTAAAGGTCAATTAGATATTAGGTATATCTGAATTTGCATTAAAATGACACATAGTTCATTGTTcaattatgtttgtttttttttgtagtcAATTATAGAGAAACAGGGCAACTGGATGTTAAGTTACTTGTAATCTAGGGGGTTGAATCTGCACATACTGAGAGAAAAGGTTTTGATCTTTTTTTAGAAGAGACAACTCCTTTATTGCATTAGCCTCACGAAATGTCAATAAACTATTTGTGTGTATAATGACAGAAAAGAGTCTGCTAAGGACAATGACTTGGAAAGTAAGGCTTAGTACTTTTACTTTCCATTTCTCTCCTGTTTTCCCTACCCCCGACCCCCCccaaattactttaaaatgatttttaaatcaagACTTTGAATAAAATTGTCAAAACACAGTTAAGGTTTTTAGGCCCAGGTGTTGTGAGCTTTATTGATTTGTATAGATAGGACAGTGCCAGCATTGCAGGAAGCCCAGTGCACAGATGGACTAGACCCCAGCTGTGCAGGGAAGTAAGCCATGCAAGGGTTACTGGCAAATACTGCAAACAGCACCAACAGCAAAATCACCTATTTCATTTCCTGGCTCATAAGTGAAATGATACACCACTAAGGGTAAAATAAGGGTATATAACCAAGGGTGAAATTTAGTTTAGTACTTGAGTTCTGGCATAAAACTATGTTACCTCCAGGAGCAGGGGAAAAGTTAAATTTGGAGACACTCATTTGTCAAGTCTGCTGGGTTAGATGGGTCATCTCTAgggttcttatttatttaatgagcAATAGTGAGCCTAGTGCCACATATGTAATATGTTCTGTTCTCTTTCATTAGCTGTTATACCTAGCAGTATGAGAACGATTATTGATGGCAAGCCAAGCCTCCATGCTCAAAGGAAAATGATTACAAGTGGACTTATCACATAATTAAATTACACTGacttattttatagttttaatgtTTGTGTATTGTGAAATGTggataatattaaaacaaatagaCATGTTtcagacttattttatttttgtgatttatgtgtatgagtgcttgtctgcatgtatgtctgtctgtgtaccacatgcatgcctggtgcccaaggaagacagaagagactGTTGGGGCAATTAGCAGAGGGTTGTGAGTCACCctgcaagtgctgggaactgaaccctggtcctgcaagagcagccagtgctattaacacctgagccatctctccagccctgcaaagtttttaataaaatgaataaacacatttcttttctttcttttttttttcccgagacagggtttctctgtggctttggaggctgccctggaactagctcttgtagaccaggctggtctcaaactcacagagatccacctgcctctgggattaaaggcatgcaccactattgcCCGGCTTGAATAAACACATTTCAATGAAGAAGTAGTGATTGTTTTGACCCAGAACTGAAGAACTGGAATGTGAAAGGGGCCTTGATACCCTGAAAGTCAAGAATGAAcagatttgtttttgttcatgCAATAACTTCCATGGCACTAGGGATGGAAGACAGGGCTTCCCCCTTGCTGGCAGGAGCTCTTTACACTGAGCTCCCTCTCGTGTTGCACCTTTTTATAGTGTAAAGCACTGGAACAAAATACAAGGAAGTTTTCAATATAGGTTTTctgaaaattttcaattatttgtagTTTTAGCCCACTATCAGGAaactctttagttttattttacattgcaATTCTCATGTAATAACTACCCATGAACTATTAAAGATACAATCCACTCAGttcatgatgttttctttttatttgtctgtgtatgtgtgtgtgcacctgtgtttgCAGACGTGTGTACCTATGAGCATGGGCCAGACAGCAGTGCAGaagagtgtcttcctcagttgttctctctctgaatctggagctcacaggTTGAGCTGGGCTGGCCAGGCTGGTGAGCCCCAgagctgctcctgtctccatctccccagaacTCAGGTTACAGCCACACACTGCAGTAAGCACTggggcggggtgtgtgtgtgtgtgtgtgtgtgtgtgtgtgtgtgtgagagagagagagagagagagagagagagagagagagagagagagagagagagagagagagagagagaactcaggtTCTCGAGCTTATATGTCAGGCTtcttactaactgagccatcacCTGAGCCCATCATGGTTTTCCATGGAATCAGACATTCGATCTTTGTGGTGGTGAAGTTAATGATTATTGAGTATCTATACCAGACATTACATTCAACATGACGGCACACAGCCGAAATAGCTCAGTTAGGAGAGCATTAGACTGAAGCATACTGGAATCATAAATGTATCTCATGTAATGTATCTCATGTAATGAGTTCCACTGTGTGCCCTGACCTTTCTCAGGACCAATAGCAAGATCCTAAAGGTAGAGTTGGAAAGTATCTGTGCTGGGGGAGCTTTACAAGGTCTGTGCCCAAACTCTTAACCCTTCTTCCTACCTATCGCTGGGGAGTAGTAGAGCattgttttctgtggctgtgtgaattggtttgtttttgctttctgagacCATTTATTCAGTGCCCTAAGTACCTTCACTGTCAGATTAACCAGTTATTTTTCTACAGTTGGTCATAAGACTTTGGAGTAAAGTCCTCACCAAAAGTTTGGATACCTTGTCTGTGGTTATTCTACCTCCCCGTCTGCAAAGCCATTTACTGCAATTCACAgcaacattcttttaaaaatgttttagttgCCATACTTTCTGTTTCACAGAAGGCAAATTTATTGGAAATTGGTAATCTAAAACGAAAAGGTCAGcttttaattttgtcaaataaGAGTAGTGAGAAAAGTGAAAATTTTTTCCAGAAGATAATTTTCATGCCCTGAGAGTAAACTGGTTTTCCCCTCCCACATTGTCCACTCTAGAACATACTAA from Cricetulus griseus strain 17A/GY chromosome 1 unlocalized genomic scaffold, alternate assembly CriGri-PICRH-1.0 chr1_0, whole genome shotgun sequence includes the following:
- the Cisd2 gene encoding CDGSH iron-sulfur domain-containing protein 2 isoform X2, yielding MVLDSVARIVKVQLPAYLKQLPVPESITGFARLTVSEWLRLLPFLGVLALLGYLAVRPFFPKKKQQKDSLINLKIQKENPKVVNEINIEDLCLTKAAYCRCWRSKTFPACDGSHNKHNELTGDNVGPLILKKKEV
- the Cisd2 gene encoding CDGSH iron-sulfur domain-containing protein 2 isoform X3, which encodes MVLDSVARIVKVQLPAYLKQLPVPESITGFARLTVSEWLRLLPFLGVLALLGYLAVRPFFPKKKQQKDSLINLKIQKENPKVVNEINIEDLCLTKAAYCRCWRSKTVSLQPLLAWNWMYRQSLS